Proteins encoded together in one Bacteroides zoogleoformans window:
- a CDS encoding translation initiation factor yields MKQNDWKERLNIVYSTNPDYNYEMTNDEEPTTLPPSQQRLRVQLDRKNRGGKVVTLVTGFVGTDNDLKELAKLLKSKCGVGGSAKDGEIIVQGDFKLKIIELLRKEGYTQVKPVG; encoded by the coding sequence ATGAAACAGAACGACTGGAAAGAACGGCTGAATATCGTTTATTCTACCAACCCCGACTATAATTACGAGATGACCAATGACGAAGAGCCAACCACTCTCCCACCCTCGCAGCAGCGCCTGCGCGTACAGTTGGATCGCAAGAACCGTGGCGGTAAAGTCGTTACGCTTGTCACCGGCTTTGTGGGTACCGATAACGACCTCAAGGAATTAGCTAAATTACTGAAAAGTAAATGCGGCGTAGGCGGCAGTGCGAAGGACGGTGAGATTATCGTGCAAGGAGACTTCAAACTGAAAATAATAGAGCTCCTCCGGAAAGAGGGGTATACCCAGGTCAAGCCGGTAGGATAA
- the tsf gene encoding translation elongation factor Ts, translating to MAVTMADITKLRKMTGAGMMDCKNALTEAEGDFDKAMEIIRKKGQAVAAKRSDREASEGCVLAKTTGDFAVILALKCETDFVAQNADFVKLTQDILDLAIANKCKTLDEVKALPMGNGTVQDAVVDRSGITGEKMELDGYMVVEGASTVVYNHMNRNGLCTIAAFNKNVDEQLAKQVAMQIAAMNPLAIDEDGVSEAVKQQEIEVAIEKTKAEQVQKAVEAALKKAGINPAHVDSEDHMESNMAKGWITAADVAKAKEIIAAVSTEKAANLPEQMIQNIAKGRLGKFLKEVCLLNQEDIMDAKKTVREVLKEADPELKIIDFKRFTLRAE from the coding sequence ATGGCTGTAACAATGGCTGATATAACCAAGCTCCGCAAAATGACCGGTGCTGGTATGATGGATTGTAAGAACGCATTAACAGAGGCTGAAGGCGATTTTGACAAGGCAATGGAGATTATCCGTAAGAAAGGACAGGCTGTTGCCGCTAAGCGTTCAGACCGCGAAGCTTCCGAGGGTTGTGTTTTGGCTAAGACAACCGGCGACTTCGCTGTTATTCTTGCCTTGAAGTGTGAGACAGACTTCGTGGCTCAGAATGCCGATTTCGTGAAGTTGACTCAGGATATTCTTGACTTGGCTATAGCTAACAAGTGCAAGACTTTGGACGAAGTAAAAGCGTTACCGATGGGTAATGGTACTGTACAGGATGCAGTGGTTGACCGTAGCGGCATCACTGGTGAGAAGATGGAACTTGATGGTTACATGGTGGTAGAGGGGGCGAGTACTGTTGTTTACAACCACATGAACAGAAATGGTCTTTGTACCATTGCTGCCTTCAACAAGAATGTTGACGAGCAGTTGGCCAAGCAGGTAGCCATGCAGATTGCCGCCATGAATCCGCTTGCAATTGACGAAGACGGTGTTTCTGAAGCTGTGAAGCAGCAAGAAATCGAAGTAGCTATCGAAAAGACTAAAGCAGAACAAGTGCAGAAAGCTGTAGAGGCTGCTTTGAAGAAAGCGGGCATCAACCCTGCTCATGTAGACAGCGAAGACCATATGGAAAGCAACATGGCCAAAGGCTGGATCACAGCTGCGGATGTGGCAAAGGCAAAAGAGATCATTGCTGCCGTTTCTACAGAGAAAGCTGCCAATCTGCCTGAGCAAATGATTCAGAACATTGCAAAAGGTCGCTTGGGCAAGTTCTTGAAAGAGGTATGCTTGCTGAACCAAGAAGACATCATGGATGCTAAGAAGACGGTAAGAGAAGTGCTGAAAGAAGCTGATCCTGAATTGAAGATCATTGATTTCAAACGCTTTACTTTGCGTGCTGAATAA
- a CDS encoding redox-sensing transcriptional repressor Rex: protein MGNSLQQKEAIRVPEPTLRRLPWYLSNVKLLKQKGERFVSSTQISKEINIDASQIAKDLSYVNISGRTRVGYEVDTLIAVLEDFLGFTHIHKAFLFGVGSLGAALLRDSGLNHFGLEIVAAFDVNPELVGTTLSGIPIFHSDEFKQKMLEYDINIGVLTVPIEIAQKITDYMVAGGIRAVWNFTPFRIRVPEDIVVQNTSLYAHLALMFNRLNFNEIK from the coding sequence ATGGGCAATTCATTACAGCAAAAAGAGGCCATAAGGGTGCCGGAACCTACCTTGCGCCGGCTTCCGTGGTACCTTTCCAATGTAAAGTTGCTGAAACAAAAAGGAGAGCGTTTCGTATCGTCCACTCAAATTTCAAAAGAAATCAATATAGACGCTTCGCAGATAGCCAAAGACCTGTCCTATGTAAATATATCGGGACGTACACGTGTGGGCTATGAAGTAGATACGCTGATAGCCGTATTGGAGGACTTTCTTGGATTTACCCATATCCATAAAGCGTTTCTTTTCGGTGTGGGAAGCCTGGGAGCAGCTCTGTTGCGCGACTCGGGCTTGAATCACTTCGGACTGGAGATAGTTGCTGCATTCGATGTGAACCCTGAATTGGTAGGTACTACCCTGAGTGGTATTCCCATCTTCCATTCGGATGAATTCAAACAGAAGATGCTTGAATATGACATCAATATCGGTGTGCTGACGGTTCCTATTGAGATTGCTCAAAAAATAACGGATTATATGGTGGCTGGCGGCATCAGGGCTGTTTGGAATTTTACCCCTTTCCGCATCCGCGTTCCGGAAGATATCGTTGTTCAAAATACTTCCCTTTATGCCCATCTGGCACTGATGTTTAACAGACTGAACTTTAACGAAATCAAGTAA
- the ispF gene encoding 2-C-methyl-D-erythritol 2,4-cyclodiphosphate synthase has protein sequence MKIRVGFGFDVHQLVAGRELWLGGIRLEHEKGLLGHSDADVLVHAICDALLGAANMRDIGYHFPDTAGEFKDVDSKILLKKTVELLADKGYSISNIDATICAERPKLKVHIPEMQRTLAAVMRISEDDISIKATTTEKLGFTGREEGISAYVAVLIEKV, from the coding sequence ATGAAAATACGTGTAGGCTTCGGCTTTGATGTTCACCAATTGGTGGCAGGACGTGAATTGTGGCTGGGTGGCATTCGCTTGGAACACGAAAAAGGTTTGTTGGGGCATTCGGATGCCGATGTGCTTGTCCATGCCATTTGTGACGCACTGCTGGGGGCGGCGAACATGCGCGATATCGGTTATCACTTCCCCGATACGGCTGGTGAATTCAAAGATGTAGATAGTAAGATTTTACTGAAGAAGACGGTGGAACTATTAGCAGATAAGGGCTATTCTATCAGCAATATTGACGCTACGATTTGTGCTGAACGTCCTAAATTGAAAGTTCATATTCCCGAGATGCAACGAACACTTGCTGCCGTGATGAGGATAAGTGAAGATGATATATCCATCAAAGCCACCACTACCGAAAAACTCGGCTTCACGGGTAGGGAAGAAGGTATTTCGGCTTATGTCGCCGTGCTGATAGAAAAAGTGTAA
- a CDS encoding transporter produces the protein MLIRFIKNWTLPLAMLAGTLGYLFLARIPLVKPVRPYVNSLVTILTPTLIFAQLLLTFCKIEIHELRPKAWHGWLLLFQMFSCLLLVALLLCLSMGETYRVVFEGTMVCLICPTATAAAVITHKLGGSAASLTTYTLLSNLLAAIIVPLVFPMVEPHVDVGFFAAFQKILSRVFPLLLLPFFLACALRIYAPKIHRLLSGSRDVAFYLWAVALAIVSGQTVRSLVNSEASVWVEILIAFAGLLACCVQFYLGKSIGGHYRERISGGQALGQKNTVLAIWMAYTYLNPLSSVGPGSYVLWQNIINSYQLWKKRKDKIKY, from the coding sequence ATGTTGATTCGTTTCATAAAAAACTGGACGTTACCGCTGGCAATGCTTGCAGGGACTCTGGGATATCTTTTCTTGGCGAGGATACCGCTCGTCAAGCCGGTCAGACCCTATGTCAACAGTCTGGTAACTATACTTACTCCGACACTGATTTTCGCCCAATTGCTTCTTACTTTCTGCAAGATAGAAATTCATGAGTTGAGGCCTAAAGCATGGCATGGGTGGCTGTTGTTGTTTCAGATGTTCTCTTGCCTGCTGCTTGTAGCACTGTTGTTGTGTTTGTCGATGGGAGAAACTTATCGGGTTGTGTTTGAAGGGACGATGGTTTGCCTGATTTGCCCTACGGCAACAGCTGCCGCCGTCATCACACATAAATTGGGCGGCAGTGCGGCAAGTCTCACTACCTATACTTTGTTATCCAATCTGTTGGCTGCTATCATTGTCCCTTTGGTGTTTCCAATGGTAGAGCCTCATGTGGATGTTGGTTTTTTTGCCGCCTTTCAGAAAATTCTCAGCAGAGTATTTCCCTTGTTATTGCTCCCTTTCTTTTTAGCTTGCGCTTTGCGTATATATGCGCCGAAGATACATCGTTTGCTGTCTGGTTCTCGGGATGTGGCTTTTTATTTATGGGCAGTGGCGCTGGCTATTGTTTCAGGCCAGACAGTACGTTCTTTAGTGAACAGTGAGGCGTCCGTTTGGGTAGAGATATTGATTGCTTTTGCCGGATTGTTGGCATGTTGTGTGCAGTTTTATTTAGGGAAAAGCATTGGAGGGCATTATAGAGAACGCATCAGCGGAGGACAAGCGTTGGGACAGAAAAATACGGTATTAGCCATTTGGATGGCATATACCTATCTTAATCCGCTGTCGTCTGTAGGCCCCGGCTCTTATGTCTTATGGCAAAATATAATCAACAGCTATCAATTGTGGAAGAAGAGAAAAGATAAGATAAAATATTAA
- the rpsB gene encoding 30S ribosomal protein S2, which produces MSRTNFDTLLEAGCHFGHLKRKWNPSMAPYIFMERNGIHIIDLNKTVAKIDEAAEALKQIAKSGKKVLFVATKKQAKQVVADKAASVNMPYVIERWPGGMLTNFPTIRKAVKKMATIDKLTNDGTYANLSKREILQISRQRAKLDKTLGSIADLTRLPSALFVIDVMKENIAVREANRLGIPVFGIVDTNSDPTNVDFVIPANDDATKSVEVILDACCAAMQEGLEERKAEKVDMEAAGEAPANKGKKKTAKARLDKSDEEAINAAKAAAFMKEDEEA; this is translated from the coding sequence ATGTCTAGAACAAATTTTGATACATTATTAGAAGCCGGTTGCCACTTCGGTCACTTGAAAAGAAAGTGGAACCCTTCAATGGCTCCTTATATCTTCATGGAGCGCAATGGCATTCATATCATTGACCTTAACAAAACAGTTGCTAAGATAGACGAAGCTGCCGAAGCTTTGAAACAAATCGCTAAATCAGGAAAGAAAGTCCTGTTTGTTGCTACTAAAAAACAAGCAAAACAGGTGGTGGCTGACAAGGCTGCCTCTGTAAATATGCCTTATGTAATCGAGCGTTGGCCGGGTGGAATGTTGACTAACTTCCCGACTATCCGTAAGGCTGTCAAGAAGATGGCTACTATCGATAAACTGACTAACGATGGTACTTATGCCAATCTTTCGAAGAGAGAGATTCTTCAGATCTCTCGTCAACGTGCCAAGTTGGACAAGACGTTGGGCTCTATTGCTGACCTGACTCGCTTGCCGTCTGCATTGTTTGTTATCGACGTAATGAAGGAGAACATCGCTGTTCGCGAAGCTAACCGCTTGGGTATTCCCGTATTCGGAATCGTTGATACGAACTCCGATCCAACGAACGTTGATTTCGTCATTCCGGCAAATGATGATGCTACTAAGTCGGTAGAAGTAATTCTTGATGCTTGCTGCGCTGCTATGCAGGAAGGATTGGAGGAACGTAAGGCTGAAAAGGTAGATATGGAAGCTGCCGGTGAAGCTCCTGCCAACAAGGGGAAGAAGAAAACTGCAAAAGCAAGACTCGACAAGTCTGACGAGGAAGCAATCAATGCTGCTAAGGCTGCTGCTTTCATGAAGGAAGACGAAGAGGCTTAA
- a CDS encoding fumarylacetoacetate hydrolase family protein encodes MKIIAVGMNYALHNKELGHTLVNKEPVIFMKPDSAILKDGKPFFIPDFSNEVHYETEVVVRICRLGKNIAPRFANRYYDAVTVGIDFTARDLQRKFREAGNPWELCKGFDNSAAIGTFIPLEQAGGDVQRLDFLLTIDGQEVQHGNTSDMLFRIDDIIAYVSRFMTLKIGDLLFTGTPAGVGPVSIGQHLQGYLGEEKVLDFHIR; translated from the coding sequence ATGAAAATTATTGCTGTAGGAATGAACTATGCCCTGCATAACAAAGAGTTGGGACATACGTTGGTGAATAAAGAGCCGGTGATTTTCATGAAACCGGATTCGGCTATCTTGAAAGACGGCAAGCCTTTCTTTATTCCCGACTTTTCCAATGAAGTGCATTATGAGACGGAAGTTGTGGTGCGTATCTGCCGATTGGGAAAAAATATCGCTCCCCGTTTTGCAAACCGGTATTATGATGCGGTGACGGTGGGCATTGATTTCACAGCTCGCGATTTGCAACGCAAGTTTCGTGAGGCCGGTAATCCATGGGAACTCTGCAAAGGGTTCGACAACTCTGCCGCTATCGGTACATTTATTCCTTTGGAACAAGCGGGCGGTGACGTGCAACGTTTGGATTTCCTTTTGACAATCGACGGTCAAGAGGTGCAACATGGGAATACTTCAGACATGCTGTTCAGGATAGACGATATCATTGCTTACGTCAGTCGTTTCATGACGTTGAAGATCGGTGATTTGCTGTTCACGGGAACACCGGCAGGGGTAGGCCCGGTCAGCATAGGTCAGCATTTGCAAGGATACCTGGGCGAAGAGAAAGTGCTCGATTTCCATATCCGATAA